The Carboxydocella sporoproducens DSM 16521 genomic sequence CAAAGTTGTTCGGGACTATTTAAAACATCATTACTATCAGCAATACCAGGTCCAAAAAAATTTTAAGATGGAACCCATTGTAGTTTTTACCCATGAACATTCCAATATTAATGGGATTCACTACACTTCCCGGGGAAGGGTTGGTAAGGTCAGGGTTTTGTTGTTAAAGGACCTGGTTTCCCATATTATGAGCTTTGATAAGGAATATATGACTTTAGAGGAGATGCATGAGGTAGCTGATATCCTGGTGCCTCAGGATCAGCGGGAACAAACCGGGGTTTATCCGGTGCTGAACGATTTGCCCAAAGAAAGTTTTCGCAGCCGGTATCAGATTCTGGAGGAGATAGGCCGGGGAGCTACCGGGGTGGTTTTCCGCGCCTTTGACAATAAGCTGGATCTGGAAGTAGCAGTAAAGCGGCTGTATGCGGGCCAGGATGGAGAGAAACATAAACAGTGGAAGCAGATTGCCCGGATTTCTGCCCGTTTGAATCACGCCAATATAGTACGCATCCATGATTATTACGAAGAGGATGGCGAGTTTTACCTGGTCATGGACCTGGTTCAGGGTTTGACCTTGAGTGAGGCTCTGGAACAAAGGCAATTTAGCTGGCGCGAAATCTATGATATTCTGGAACAAATATGTAATGCCCTGGACTATGCTCATCGAGAAGGGGTTATTCATCTAGACCTCAAAGGGGATAATATTCTCATTGATGAAAAAGGACTGGTGCATGTTACTGATTTTGGTCTGGCAGCCCTAGCGGAGCTGGGCCCTAGCAAAAGCATAGGCACTCCCCTCTATATGGCACCCGAACAGGTAAGAGGAGAAAGGGGGGATAAATCTTCTGACTGGTTTGCGGTCGGAGTTATCCTGTATCAATTGATAACCGGACATTTTCCTTTTTATGGAAAAGACTTGCGAGAAGTAGGACAGGATATTTTATACGGGCAACCCCCGCCGTTAACCCGCTGGCGGGAGGATGCACCGGCAGAACTGGAAAAAGTGCTGGCCAAAGCCCTGGCCAAAGAAGCCAGGCAGCGCTATCAAAGCGGGCGGGAGTTACTGGCTGATTTAAAAACTGCTCTGGGTGAACGCCTTGAAAGTGGACAGGGCTTGACCCAGCAATGGTTTGCCAATCAGCGCTGGTTAAATTTCTGGCGGGATGATAAAAAGAAATTTTATGTCATTGTGGCCCTAACGGCATTAATCTTCGGCTGGATGTTCAGTTTACAAATGTATATAGACCGGAAGTTCCCCCAATCCGGCAGCAGTACAACAGGGGAATTATTACAGGATAGCCGTCTGGATACTACTTTAATTACCAATGAAAATATAAATCAGGCTTATAATAAAGTTGAAGAATGGTCCGGACGCAAAGTTAAGATTACAGGTAGACTGGAGAAGCTGGTTAATCGTACAGAAGATTATCTCTTGTTACAAATGGCTGTTTCAGATAGCAAAGGAGCTATTACCAGAATCCTGGTCCAGTATAATGGGGATCCCCATCTCCTTCTGCAAAAAGAAGAGAGTTTGCCTCTGGTCAGACTGGTAGGCAATCTGGGCTCAACTACTACTGTTGATCCCCGCAATGGGGAAATAATAAAGATACCCTTGATAGTCAACAGTGTAATTGAGCCAATTGAATTATGGAATGCCATGACACCAGCTAAATACAAATTGGATGTTAAGCAGATACTGGTGCGACATGGGATAGAGGTAGAGCTGGAGCGGATAGAAATAGCAGAGGAGGAAACGCGTTTATTCTTAAGGGTCAAGAATCGTTCCTTGCAAAAACATCTGGTCTCTCTGGCTAATCCTCAGGCTAGACAAGGAAATAATATCATCTACCAGCTTTACCATAGCGAAAACAATTATCAATTCGAGTTACAACCCGAACAGGAGGTAAAAGGGCAAATTATCCTTGGGCCCCTTGATATTATCCAGCGGCAAGTCGAAATTAGTTTGGGGAATAATTTTTTGGGACAGGAACCCTGGGTATTTTCAGTCAAGTGGTAGGCACGGCAGCATAGAATATATTAGAACCCGAAAGGGAGGTGCTGACCGTGCCCCAATTCCTTTTGCGTGACCTGGCTACGGAAATTTATCTGGAAGTTTTATGGATTTATATAGATGATGCCCTGGATCGTCAGGACAAAAGAAGGTTTGAAGAATTATGTGGCGAATTATTGTCTATTATTAATGGAACAGGTTGAAGGAGGGCTGGTTATGTTAAAGCGAATCGGAGTATTAACAGGTGGGGGTGATTGCCCGGGTTTAAATGCGGTGATCAGGGCAGTTACCAAATCGGCTCTGCGGGCTGGTCTGGAAGTGGTTGGTATCGAGGATGGTTTTGGGGGGTTAATCAGACAACAGTTTCGCCCTTTGAATCTGGCGGCTGTGTCCGGTATTCTTCCCAAAGGGGGAACGATACTGGGCACTACCAACCGGGACAACCCCTTTAAATACCCTGTGCTGGTAAATGGCGAAAAAAAGTATGTGGATATGTCCCAAACTATCCTGGACAATCTGGCGGTAGCGGGAATTGATGCTCTGGTGGTTATTGGTGGGGACGGCAGTTTGTCTATTGCCAGGGAGTTACATAATAAAGGCTTAAGGGTAGTAGGTGTTCCGAAAACTATAGATAATGATTTATCTGCTACTGACATTACTTTCGGCTTTGATACTGCTTTACATACGGCCACCGAGGCGCTGGACAAGCTCCACACTACTGCTGAATCCCATCACCGGGTAATGATTCTGGAGGTTATGGGCCGTTATGCCGGTTGGATCGCTCTGGAGTCAGGGGTAGCTGGTGGTGCTGATGTAATTTTGATTCCAGAAATAGAGTTCCAGATTGAAAATGTGGTTAAGAAAATCGAGGAACGCTGCCAGCAGGGCAAGAAATTCAGTATTATAGTTGTAGCAGAAGGAGCCAAACTGGGTGAAAACCTGGTAGTGCAGAAAGTAATTGAGGATAGCGGTGATCCTATTCGCCTGGGAGGGATCGGCCAGCGGCTGGCCGATGAGCTGGAGCGCAGGATTAATCTGGAGACCAGAGTGACAGTGCTTGGCCATTTACAGCGCGGTGGCAGTCCTACTCCATTTGACCGCATTCTTGGTACCCGTTATGGGGCAGCAGCCGTAGAAGCCCTGCTGGAAGGGGAGAACGGGGTAATGGTAGCCTTGCGCACTCCCGATATAGTAACTGTTTCCCTGGCTGAAGCTACCGGGGTATTAAAGCGGGTCAATCCTGAACATGACCTGGTTCAGGCGGCTAAAGCCATTGGCATTTCTTTCGGTGATGAATAATATATAAATATATAACAAAAAAGAACTGTACCCACTCTGGATACAGTTCGGAGAAAAGGGGAGAGGAGATGAGGTGATAACAGGACTTATCCTGATTCATATTATAGCTATTTTTTACTTCCTGACCAGTAATTTGGGGGGAGTTGCCGTTTTTGCTGGCTGAACGGCAGAAATGAGGGATTATTTATGATACGTGAGTTAATAAAGCTAAAGAATTTTTGCTGTTTGGTTTTTTCCTCAGCCCAGCAGGCATTGGCCGCAGAGCATATTGTTGATACCCGAGCTTTACCAGCACTAATCATCCCCACTCCCCGTATTATCACAGCTTCTTGCGGGTTGTCGTTGAAATGCCGGTTAGAGGATGAAGCCACAGTTACAGCGGTTTTACGGGCTGAGGGTATAGAACCGGAGGCTTGCTATATTTGTACCGAAGGCCAATTACCCGTTTTGAAATGGAAGGGGACTTAAGCTTTGGGGATTAAGAATTTTGTTGCTATTGATATTGAAACAACAGGAGTTTCACCGGCGATTGATGAGATCATTGAGATCAGCATCTGTCGGTTTGAAGAAGGAGAACTGGTGGAGAGCTGGGAGACTCTGGTTTGTGCTAAACATCCTGTTCCCAGGGAAATTACCCGGTTAACCGGTATTTCTTCGCAGGATTTGCAGCGGGCAC encodes the following:
- a CDS encoding 6-phosphofructokinase; the encoded protein is MEQVEGGLVMLKRIGVLTGGGDCPGLNAVIRAVTKSALRAGLEVVGIEDGFGGLIRQQFRPLNLAAVSGILPKGGTILGTTNRDNPFKYPVLVNGEKKYVDMSQTILDNLAVAGIDALVVIGGDGSLSIARELHNKGLRVVGVPKTIDNDLSATDITFGFDTALHTATEALDKLHTTAESHHRVMILEVMGRYAGWIALESGVAGGADVILIPEIEFQIENVVKKIEERCQQGKKFSIIVVAEGAKLGENLVVQKVIEDSGDPIRLGGIGQRLADELERRINLETRVTVLGHLQRGGSPTPFDRILGTRYGAAAVEALLEGENGVMVALRTPDIVTVSLAEATGVLKRVNPEHDLVQAAKAIGISFGDE
- a CDS encoding DUF3343 domain-containing protein; the encoded protein is MAAEHIVDTRALPALIIPTPRIITASCGLSLKCRLEDEATVTAVLRAEGIEPEACYICTEGQLPVLKWKGT
- a CDS encoding protein kinase domain-containing protein; this encodes MATVLKEVSRISGLYGLDGEEKVAKELAEQLPEYFLVINSPRLAMNDNVVDIDHIVITPAAIFVIESKNMNGRITGGLMGNWTQERLNDGKKEYIKIGNPAAQVNQYTKVVRDYLKHHYYQQYQVQKNFKMEPIVVFTHEHSNINGIHYTSRGRVGKVRVLLLKDLVSHIMSFDKEYMTLEEMHEVADILVPQDQREQTGVYPVLNDLPKESFRSRYQILEEIGRGATGVVFRAFDNKLDLEVAVKRLYAGQDGEKHKQWKQIARISARLNHANIVRIHDYYEEDGEFYLVMDLVQGLTLSEALEQRQFSWREIYDILEQICNALDYAHREGVIHLDLKGDNILIDEKGLVHVTDFGLAALAELGPSKSIGTPLYMAPEQVRGERGDKSSDWFAVGVILYQLITGHFPFYGKDLREVGQDILYGQPPPLTRWREDAPAELEKVLAKALAKEARQRYQSGRELLADLKTALGERLESGQGLTQQWFANQRWLNFWRDDKKKFYVIVALTALIFGWMFSLQMYIDRKFPQSGSSTTGELLQDSRLDTTLITNENINQAYNKVEEWSGRKVKITGRLEKLVNRTEDYLLLQMAVSDSKGAITRILVQYNGDPHLLLQKEESLPLVRLVGNLGSTTTVDPRNGEIIKIPLIVNSVIEPIELWNAMTPAKYKLDVKQILVRHGIEVELERIEIAEEETRLFLRVKNRSLQKHLVSLANPQARQGNNIIYQLYHSENNYQFELQPEQEVKGQIILGPLDIIQRQVEISLGNNFLGQEPWVFSVKW
- a CDS encoding IDEAL domain-containing protein, translated to MPQFLLRDLATEIYLEVLWIYIDDALDRQDKRRFEELCGELLSIINGTG